A portion of the uncultured Bacteroides sp. genome contains these proteins:
- a CDS encoding TonB-dependent receptor: protein MKRFSLSILLVLCTFSAVYAGDIKGIVLNNIGERVAFATVFLKESNTGGSTDNRGRFNLRRVAQGKYTLVVSFISYKTKEMTVEVPSGNEAIVVDTIRLEPNTQHLDEVVVVGNSSTYTTRNPSSSIRLNQPLLKIPQNVQVISSQIMADQQIVSMSDGIARNVSGVTKLEHWGDSYTRINMRGSRASAFREGMNVTSSWGPLTEDMSFVDRIEFIKGPVGFMMSNGEPNGIYNVVTKKPTGQTKGSASLTFGSYDLYRTTLDLDGKLDKSGRLLYRFNAMGQTTNSMRAYEFAKRYSIAPVISYQLDANTKLTAEYNYQYMESSNIGSYYSFSPNGYASLPQDYSILEPGLPSTVVNDHTFILNLQHDFNENWKLTAQGAYFNYNREGSSMWPSSLAANGDMVRTVSIGDAINEMKFGQVYINGKAQTGFVSHNVLAGFDTGDKHAWYDWSVDQSHNLDSIGTYNIYNTSYTGGKPRYGYPTFDRSKSLKERANLTQVTQSYIGLYLQDELGFFNDQLRLTLAGRYTYVKDSSYGTTKTEERHFSPRVALSYSLDKNTSIYTLYDQSFSPQMGTLRSGKKVSPITGNNWEIGLKRNWFDNRWTTTVTAYQILRNNETASDPTNQQGVETFLVQVGQSKAKGVEVDLIGEVLPNLSMTTNYAYTDYKVTKSVNDSRPAGTRLPGYAKHNFNIWLEYKFTQAFIDGFSLSLGQNTQLDRSTWNWGNTAKNTASLPDYFRFDGAVGWQKNKLKLALNIYNLFDRYLYSGSPYDTYYYWQSEPPRNFRLNITYNF from the coding sequence ATGAAAAGATTTAGCTTGAGCATTTTACTGGTGCTCTGTACTTTTTCTGCAGTTTACGCAGGAGACATTAAAGGAATTGTATTGAACAACATCGGTGAAAGAGTGGCATTTGCCACAGTATTCTTAAAAGAAAGTAATACAGGGGGAAGCACTGATAACCGGGGGCGATTTAATCTCCGCAGAGTAGCTCAGGGAAAGTATACCTTAGTAGTCTCATTCATAAGTTATAAAACAAAAGAAATGACTGTTGAGGTACCATCCGGCAACGAAGCAATAGTCGTTGACACAATTAGATTAGAGCCAAACACGCAACATCTTGATGAGGTTGTTGTGGTTGGTAATTCAAGTACATATACCACACGTAATCCATCAAGTTCCATACGCCTTAATCAGCCATTGCTGAAAATACCTCAGAATGTACAAGTTATCAGCTCACAAATCATGGCAGATCAACAAATCGTAAGTATGAGCGATGGCATTGCCCGCAATGTAAGTGGTGTGACGAAGTTGGAGCATTGGGGGGATTCGTATACCCGCATCAACATGCGCGGATCTCGTGCATCAGCTTTCCGCGAAGGCATGAATGTGACAAGTTCGTGGGGACCACTAACGGAGGATATGAGTTTTGTAGACCGCATTGAATTCATCAAAGGTCCGGTTGGCTTTATGATGTCCAACGGAGAACCCAACGGTATCTATAACGTAGTGACCAAGAAACCGACAGGACAAACCAAAGGATCTGCTTCACTCACTTTCGGTAGCTACGATTTATATCGCACCACCCTCGATCTTGATGGAAAACTGGATAAAAGCGGCCGACTTCTTTATCGCTTCAACGCCATGGGACAAACAACTAACTCAATGCGGGCTTACGAGTTTGCCAAGAGATATAGCATAGCGCCCGTCATCAGCTATCAACTTGATGCTAACACAAAACTTACGGCTGAATATAATTATCAATATATGGAGTCGTCGAACATTGGATCATATTACAGTTTTTCGCCAAATGGCTACGCCAGCCTTCCACAAGATTATTCCATTCTGGAACCCGGCTTGCCATCTACTGTGGTAAATGACCATACGTTTATCCTAAACTTACAACACGATTTCAATGAAAATTGGAAACTGACAGCACAAGGAGCCTACTTCAACTACAACAGAGAGGGAAGCTCTATGTGGCCTTCTTCTTTAGCTGCAAACGGTGACATGGTTAGAACAGTCAGTATAGGAGATGCCATCAACGAAATGAAGTTTGGACAGGTTTACATCAACGGGAAAGCGCAAACAGGATTCGTGTCTCATAATGTTTTAGCAGGTTTTGATACCGGAGATAAGCATGCGTGGTACGACTGGAGTGTAGATCAAAGTCACAACCTCGATTCCATCGGTACGTATAATATCTACAACACCAGCTATACAGGAGGAAAACCACGCTACGGATATCCAACATTCGACCGATCAAAGAGTCTCAAAGAGCGTGCTAACTTGACACAAGTTACTCAATCATACATCGGACTCTATTTGCAAGATGAACTGGGCTTCTTTAACGACCAACTGCGACTGACTCTTGCCGGAAGATATACCTACGTAAAAGATAGTTCATACGGTACTACCAAAACAGAAGAGAGACATTTCTCTCCACGTGTCGCCCTTAGTTATTCTCTCGATAAAAACACGTCAATATATACTCTTTATGATCAATCATTCTCTCCACAAATGGGGACACTAAGGAGCGGAAAAAAAGTAAGTCCCATAACGGGCAACAACTGGGAAATCGGTTTAAAACGTAACTGGTTTGATAATCGATGGACAACGACTGTGACTGCATACCAAATTCTAAGAAATAATGAAACAGCAAGTGACCCAACGAACCAACAAGGCGTAGAGACCTTCCTCGTGCAAGTAGGACAATCAAAAGCGAAAGGAGTGGAAGTAGACCTTATTGGTGAAGTTCTTCCTAATCTTAGTATGACCACCAACTATGCATACACAGACTATAAAGTAACCAAATCGGTCAACGATAGTCGTCCCGCCGGTACACGCTTGCCTGGATATGCAAAGCACAATTTCAATATCTGGTTAGAATATAAATTCACGCAAGCATTTATCGATGGATTCAGTCTTTCTTTAGGACAAAACACGCAACTAGATCGCAGTACATGGAACTGGGGAAACACAGCAAAGAACACCGCCTCATTACCCGATTACTTCCGCTTTGACGGAGCTGTTGGCTGGCAAAAAAATAAATTAAAACTTGCACTGAACATCTATAACTTATTTGATCGATATTTGTACAGCGGTTCTCCGTATGATACTTATTATTACTGGCAATCAGAGCCACCACGCAATTTCAGACTGAACATTACTTATAATTTTTAA
- a CDS encoding transglycosylase domain-containing protein, producing the protein MINFDTHKWVSRGKSVFYLLTSKCKAGWAWYRQAYRRSPWYKKTLLVIATFILSFMLYLAMVDINFLWLFGKSPGLASIHNPEQPVASEIYSEDGKLIGKFFKENRTPVKFEEISPKLIKTLISTEDERFYEHFGVDLQGVFSAVKDMASGRARGASTITQQLVKNMFKVRSQYSTGLLGYIPGVKLLIMKSKEWITAVKIEMFYTKQEILTMYLNTVDFGSNAYGINTACATYFHTTPKNITYEQAATLVGLLKATTTYNPKLNPKNSLKRRNVVLENLLSHHVISHAEFDSLKQIPMQLNFNIESNYDGQGPYFREAVAQSLETWCKENNIDLYADGLKIYTTIDTRMQKYAEEAVDKQMRVVQRNFNNHWGRENPWRDRNHQEIPNFIEDLAKRTVAYKQLELKFSDRPDSISYYLNKPHRLKVFDYDKGTRDTTISTMDSIRYMERYMHCGFVAMEPQNGHVKAWVGDINFNSWKYDKVLSKRQPGSTFKLFVYSAAMNMGLSPCDERIDQYLAWDVIEKGVPKKWIPRNANGAFTGDTLSLKAAFARSINTIAVQLAKEVGIHNVALTAHAMGIKTPLEETPALSLGASDVSLLELVNAYGTVINDGMEQDPVLVTRIEDQNGNVLYNYKPQQTQAIPYETAFLMTEMLKAGLTEPLGTSQALWAFDLFKYDTEFGGKTGTSSNHSDAWFVGVTPKLVGGAWVGGEHRSIHFRTGELGQGSRTALPIFGYFMEKVLKDKSMAKYREKFPKPKQPITKSYQCRTIYHRRDTDSIAVALPDSLANTEEIDITAE; encoded by the coding sequence ATGATAAACTTTGATACCCATAAATGGGTTTCACGCGGGAAAAGCGTTTTCTATCTCTTGACTAGTAAATGCAAAGCCGGATGGGCCTGGTACAGACAAGCATACCGACGGTCTCCGTGGTACAAAAAGACTTTACTTGTCATAGCGACTTTTATTCTCTCGTTCATGCTCTATCTGGCAATGGTAGACATTAACTTCCTCTGGCTATTCGGCAAATCTCCCGGACTGGCAAGCATTCATAACCCCGAACAACCTGTAGCTTCGGAAATATACAGCGAAGACGGAAAACTTATCGGCAAATTCTTCAAGGAGAATAGAACTCCGGTAAAGTTTGAGGAAATCTCTCCTAAGCTCATCAAAACATTGATTAGTACGGAAGACGAACGCTTCTACGAGCACTTCGGCGTGGATCTTCAAGGAGTATTCTCGGCCGTTAAGGATATGGCAAGTGGACGGGCACGTGGTGCCAGCACCATCACTCAGCAACTGGTAAAGAATATGTTTAAAGTGCGTTCGCAATATTCTACCGGTTTATTGGGATACATCCCGGGAGTGAAATTACTCATCATGAAATCGAAAGAATGGATTACAGCTGTCAAGATAGAGATGTTCTATACAAAACAAGAGATTCTGACGATGTATCTCAACACAGTCGATTTCGGTAGCAATGCTTATGGCATTAACACTGCTTGTGCCACTTACTTCCACACCACCCCTAAAAACATTACTTACGAGCAAGCAGCTACTCTCGTGGGTTTGCTAAAAGCTACTACTACTTATAACCCAAAGCTCAATCCCAAAAACAGCTTAAAGCGACGAAACGTTGTGCTGGAGAATTTACTGTCTCATCATGTCATCTCGCATGCTGAATTTGATTCTCTAAAGCAAATTCCAATGCAGCTTAATTTCAACATAGAGAGCAATTACGATGGTCAGGGACCTTATTTTCGAGAGGCTGTAGCCCAGTCACTTGAGACATGGTGCAAAGAAAACAATATAGACTTATATGCTGACGGTCTGAAGATATATACCACCATCGATACACGCATGCAGAAGTACGCAGAAGAAGCTGTAGACAAGCAGATGCGTGTTGTGCAACGTAATTTCAACAATCACTGGGGACGTGAAAATCCCTGGCGAGACCGCAACCATCAAGAGATACCTAACTTTATAGAAGATCTGGCCAAACGAACAGTAGCCTACAAGCAATTGGAACTAAAATTCTCCGATCGACCAGACTCTATTTCTTATTATTTGAACAAACCTCACCGCCTGAAAGTGTTCGATTACGACAAAGGAACGCGCGACACTACGATCAGTACAATGGACTCCATCCGCTACATGGAACGCTATATGCACTGCGGCTTTGTAGCCATGGAACCACAAAACGGGCATGTAAAAGCATGGGTGGGCGATATCAACTTCAATTCATGGAAGTACGACAAAGTATTGTCTAAACGTCAACCCGGATCAACATTCAAGTTGTTTGTTTATTCCGCTGCCATGAACATGGGACTTTCTCCTTGTGATGAGCGTATCGACCAATACCTAGCATGGGATGTTATAGAGAAAGGAGTGCCTAAAAAGTGGATTCCTCGTAATGCCAACGGTGCATTTACGGGAGACACTCTATCGTTGAAAGCAGCCTTTGCTCGTTCTATCAACACCATTGCCGTACAATTAGCGAAAGAGGTCGGCATACACAATGTGGCACTGACGGCACATGCCATGGGTATTAAGACTCCATTAGAAGAAACCCCGGCTCTAAGTCTCGGAGCTTCAGACGTTTCACTGTTAGAATTGGTAAATGCCTATGGTACGGTTATCAACGATGGCATGGAACAAGATCCCGTACTAGTAACACGTATTGAAGATCAGAACGGAAATGTGCTTTACAATTACAAGCCTCAACAAACACAAGCGATACCATACGAAACAGCCTTTCTGATGACAGAAATGCTCAAAGCAGGATTAACAGAGCCTTTGGGTACTTCGCAAGCATTGTGGGCATTCGATTTATTCAAGTATGATACCGAATTTGGAGGTAAAACAGGAACATCGTCCAACCATTCCGATGCTTGGTTTGTAGGTGTAACTCCAAAACTGGTTGGTGGCGCATGGGTTGGTGGCGAGCACCGTAGCATCCACTTCCGAACAGGAGAACTGGGGCAAGGAAGTCGCACAGCTCTACCTATATTTGGTTATTTTATGGAGAAAGTGCTCAAAGATAAATCGATGGCAAAGTATCGTGAAAAGTTTCCTAAGCCGAAACAACCAATCACGAAATCATACCAATGCCGAACCATCTATCACAGACGAGATACCGATTCTATAGCGGTTGCCCTTCCTGATAGCCTTGCTAATACAGAAGAAATAGATATAACCGCAGAATAG
- a CDS encoding PepSY-associated TM helix domain-containing protein translates to MKKLSARIVFHKLHLWLGLVSGIVIFIVAITGAIYAFHEEIDGLFRPSLAVEATGKPFLSPDDLKQKVSQYIFKTPADSNNIIQGVTYGTYEQAAEVACSLGKKRCTLYVNPYSGAVIHKEGFRDGFFHTVLAGHRSLWLPRPIGKAIVGWSIVIFVLITLSGIVIWFPVKQTKRAFKNGLKIKWNAPFSRVNYDLHKVLGFYTAIFALIIALTGLTWSFSWFAEGYYGLITGGKEFKKWELAQSDSTQTTRLNDPSDLLWEQMNKEYPIGQKGTFRFDYPEEPTDAYTVCYNPSSSTYYQREFRFFDRNTLQEVKGGGTYGIKQSEASWGDKLYRMTYDIHVGAILGLPGKILVFLVSLVIASLPITGYIIWWRKRRKKH, encoded by the coding sequence ATGAAAAAACTATCAGCTCGTATTGTATTTCACAAACTTCATCTTTGGCTGGGGCTAGTATCCGGTATCGTAATTTTCATTGTGGCCATAACGGGAGCCATTTATGCCTTTCATGAGGAGATAGACGGTTTGTTTCGTCCATCACTCGCTGTAGAGGCTACCGGCAAACCCTTTTTATCGCCGGATGATTTGAAGCAGAAAGTAAGTCAATACATATTCAAGACACCCGCAGATAGTAATAATATTATCCAAGGTGTTACTTATGGCACTTACGAACAAGCCGCAGAAGTGGCCTGCTCGTTGGGTAAAAAACGATGTACCCTTTATGTAAACCCGTATAGCGGGGCAGTCATCCATAAAGAAGGATTCAGGGATGGTTTCTTTCATACCGTTCTGGCAGGGCATCGCAGTTTATGGCTTCCACGCCCTATTGGTAAAGCAATTGTAGGATGGAGTATTGTCATATTTGTCCTTATCACCCTATCTGGAATTGTTATATGGTTTCCTGTTAAGCAAACAAAGAGAGCTTTCAAAAACGGGTTGAAGATAAAGTGGAATGCCCCTTTTTCTCGTGTGAATTACGACCTGCATAAAGTACTAGGGTTTTACACAGCTATCTTTGCATTAATCATTGCTCTCACCGGTTTGACATGGAGCTTCAGTTGGTTTGCCGAAGGGTATTACGGCCTCATCACAGGAGGAAAAGAATTCAAAAAATGGGAGTTAGCCCAATCGGATTCTACACAAACAACTCGATTGAACGACCCCTCCGACCTACTTTGGGAACAAATGAACAAAGAGTATCCTATAGGTCAAAAAGGTACTTTCCGTTTTGATTATCCTGAAGAGCCAACCGATGCCTATACTGTTTGCTATAACCCATCTAGTAGTACCTATTACCAACGTGAATTTCGCTTCTTTGATCGCAATACGTTGCAAGAAGTAAAAGGAGGTGGTACGTATGGCATCAAACAATCTGAGGCTTCATGGGGAGATAAACTCTACCGAATGACATACGACATACATGTAGGCGCCATCCTGGGTCTACCCGGAAAGATACTCGTCTTTCTAGTCAGTCTGGTGATTGCTTCGCTGCCTATTACCGGTTACATTATCTGGTGGAGAAAGAGAAGGAAAAAGCACTAA
- a CDS encoding alpha-amylase family glycosyl hydrolase, whose translation MRKRTVFLFCLLLLPLFFTACSSDDPVVTPPVVIKDGLNYSLDAPDADKELTITFKAGSSSGLYNYTGDVYIHTGVIVEGSWTYVPAGWSENLAKCKMTKGETNVWSITLSPSVRSWFASGETAVQKLGIVIRSSDGTKKGLTDDSFVTVTDSKYKPFTPAAIKSGTLPTGMKEGINVVNTSTVTLVLYDKDKNGGRKEYAHVVGDFNNWTLSNDEKSQMYRDDAAGCWWITLTGLSATKEYGFQYYVGTAAEGSIRLADAYCRKVLDPNNDSSIASSTYTDNKTYPTGKTTGIVSVFKTQQDAYSWQNTNFKIQDKTNLVIYEMLLRDFTSTGDINGAMAKLSYLKSMGVNAIELMPVQEFDGNDSWGYNPCFYFALDKAYGTDAMYKAFIDKCHELGLALIFDVVYNQASGSHPFARLYWNSSTSKPAANNPWFNVDAPHPYNVFNDFNHESPLVRAFVKRNLAFLLSEYKIDGFRFDLTKGFTQKSSTESTASNYDATRIAILKDYNSAVKDANPNAMVILEHFCTTSEEKELANDGMFLWRNMNYAYCESAMGWPDNSDFSGLYYDTSMPAGSLVGFMESHDEERMSYKQKTYGNYTFKTSLPDRMKELRVNTAFFLTVPGPKMIWQFGELGYDHSIDENGRTGKKPIEWGYYEDADRKKLYDTYAKLMALRNANADLFDTSAVFSWQVKGNTNWLNGRFLTLQVTGKSAVVAGNFTNVSGNYTVTFPHTGTWYNYVDGGAVTVTSATQSITVPAHGFSLFLDFQAAN comes from the coding sequence ATGAGAAAGAGAACTGTTTTTTTGTTTTGTCTTTTGCTACTGCCACTCTTCTTTACGGCTTGTAGTAGCGACGATCCTGTTGTAACTCCGCCTGTGGTAATAAAAGATGGGTTAAATTATTCTCTTGACGCACCAGATGCTGATAAAGAGTTAACCATCACTTTTAAGGCGGGCAGCTCTTCCGGATTATATAATTATACGGGCGATGTTTATATCCATACAGGGGTTATTGTAGAGGGTAGCTGGACGTATGTTCCTGCCGGATGGAGTGAGAATCTGGCTAAATGTAAGATGACGAAAGGGGAGACTAATGTCTGGAGTATAACTCTTTCTCCTTCTGTTCGAAGCTGGTTTGCTTCGGGTGAGACTGCTGTTCAGAAACTGGGAATTGTGATTCGTAGTTCCGATGGTACGAAGAAGGGATTGACAGATGATTCGTTCGTAACCGTCACCGATTCTAAATATAAACCTTTTACTCCTGCTGCTATTAAGAGTGGTACACTTCCTACCGGAATGAAAGAAGGAATTAATGTGGTGAATACTTCTACTGTTACTTTGGTGCTTTATGATAAAGATAAAAACGGAGGCCGTAAAGAGTATGCACATGTTGTGGGTGACTTTAATAATTGGACACTGAGCAATGACGAAAAGTCGCAAATGTATCGTGATGATGCTGCGGGCTGTTGGTGGATTACGCTGACAGGACTCTCTGCGACTAAAGAGTATGGATTTCAATACTATGTGGGTACTGCTGCCGAAGGTTCAATTCGCTTGGCAGATGCATATTGCCGTAAGGTACTTGATCCGAATAACGATTCATCCATTGCGTCTTCTACTTATACTGATAACAAAACTTATCCTACGGGTAAGACTACCGGAATTGTTTCTGTGTTTAAAACCCAACAGGATGCCTACAGTTGGCAGAACACCAACTTTAAGATTCAGGATAAAACGAACTTGGTTATCTATGAAATGCTTTTGCGTGACTTCACTTCTACCGGAGATATAAATGGAGCAATGGCTAAATTGAGTTATCTCAAATCAATGGGAGTGAATGCGATTGAGCTGATGCCTGTTCAGGAGTTCGATGGAAATGATAGCTGGGGCTACAATCCTTGTTTCTACTTTGCATTGGACAAAGCTTATGGCACGGATGCCATGTATAAAGCATTTATAGACAAATGTCACGAACTCGGCCTTGCGCTTATCTTTGACGTGGTCTATAATCAAGCTAGTGGAAGCCATCCTTTTGCCAGGCTTTATTGGAATAGTTCGACAAGTAAACCTGCCGCTAACAATCCGTGGTTTAATGTAGATGCACCACATCCGTATAATGTATTCAATGATTTCAATCATGAATCTCCTTTGGTGCGTGCCTTTGTAAAGCGTAATCTGGCGTTTTTACTGAGTGAGTATAAGATAGATGGTTTCCGCTTTGACTTGACAAAGGGCTTTACTCAGAAGAGTAGTACGGAGAGTACCGCTTCGAATTATGATGCTACTCGTATCGCTATTTTGAAAGACTATAATAGTGCGGTGAAAGACGCCAATCCGAATGCGATGGTGATTCTGGAGCATTTTTGTACAACGAGTGAAGAGAAGGAATTGGCTAATGACGGTATGTTTCTATGGAGAAATATGAACTATGCTTATTGTGAATCGGCAATGGGTTGGCCTGATAACTCTGACTTTTCCGGTCTTTATTATGATACTTCCATGCCGGCCGGCTCTTTGGTGGGTTTCATGGAAAGCCACGATGAAGAACGAATGAGTTATAAACAAAAGACGTATGGAAACTATACGTTTAAAACGAGCTTGCCCGATAGAATGAAAGAACTGAGAGTGAATACTGCTTTCTTCCTCACTGTGCCCGGACCAAAAATGATTTGGCAATTTGGCGAGCTAGGCTATGATCATTCCATTGATGAGAACGGACGTACAGGTAAGAAACCTATTGAATGGGGATATTATGAGGATGCTGATCGGAAAAAGCTGTACGATACTTATGCCAAGTTGATGGCTTTGCGTAATGCGAATGCTGATTTGTTCGATACTTCGGCAGTGTTTAGCTGGCAAGTGAAGGGAAATACGAATTGGTTGAACGGGCGTTTCCTTACGCTACAGGTAACCGGAAAAAGTGCTGTTGTGGCAGGTAACTTTACCAATGTATCCGGTAACTATACGGTTACTTTTCCTCATACCGGAACGTGGTATAACTATGTGGATGGTGGGGCTGTAACGGTAACATCGGCTACACAATCCATCACTGTTCCTGCACATGGGTTCAGCTTGTTTTTAGATTTTCAGGCAGCTAACTAA
- a CDS encoding fimbrillin family protein, translating to MKSNLLVTAALTAAISIWMASCSNEENNAISQEKGVQLNASINQGVASRVTGTQWGGTEKIGLYMINATGTEFTPLENAANRLYNVDTNGKMTVADGQSVNYPADGSAVKFVAYYPYSSKVANNIYPINLADESVLDHDFIYSAPAAAYDRTQGEKAVTLVFEHQLSRLVLNLVDNNGAPIQGVTAIVDRNTEAQFNLSTGVFSTLSTEKSLDMSISSSQATAIILPGKEGKAVFTYNGKKYTWDTSAITFEQKKQYVYTLKLAGIENTSVIVVGSANITDWVNAGGSVDLEEDQATVPVKYVAPVFSGSLKEEAVISGASLKVDYTDGDGSVVNVITNVSGDAAQGIAVSNKQVTLNKGNGSFTLDVAGTPSSAGLVSFTISVEGTAIGTANATVDAKQAGGVTGNPYTSTFSLPTGATTAAPGQTNAYGGFVEIAGNQYPCLKLGSGKGAGSYTTEALTAGATNFSLYMIAWNGKKTDFTISINGGGTIDGKSMIEGTVDNDPSMTSTGSPYIFGTDPKQSYLQTYTLSGITSASTITIATTMANTDKRVIAYGLNVK from the coding sequence ATGAAATCAAATCTTTTAGTGACAGCTGCATTAACTGCAGCTATTTCCATTTGGATGGCCTCGTGCTCCAATGAAGAAAACAATGCCATTTCACAGGAGAAAGGTGTGCAATTGAATGCATCAATCAACCAAGGTGTTGCGAGTCGTGTTACTGGTACTCAATGGGGAGGCACTGAAAAAATCGGCCTTTACATGATTAATGCAACTGGCACTGAATTTACACCGCTGGAAAATGCGGCAAACAGATTATACAACGTGGATACTAATGGTAAGATGACGGTTGCTGATGGGCAGAGCGTTAATTATCCGGCAGATGGAAGCGCGGTTAAATTTGTTGCATACTACCCTTATTCTAGCAAAGTGGCAAATAATATTTATCCAATAAATCTTGCCGACGAAAGTGTACTTGATCATGATTTTATCTATTCAGCTCCTGCTGCTGCTTACGATAGGACGCAAGGTGAAAAAGCTGTAACGCTTGTTTTTGAACATCAACTATCTAGATTAGTTTTAAACTTGGTTGATAATAATGGTGCACCGATTCAAGGTGTAACAGCTATAGTTGATCGTAACACAGAAGCTCAATTTAACTTATCTACAGGTGTTTTTTCTACTCTTTCAACAGAGAAATCATTAGATATGTCGATAAGTAGTTCACAAGCAACTGCTATAATCCTTCCGGGAAAAGAAGGTAAAGCTGTTTTTACCTATAATGGGAAAAAGTATACTTGGGATACTTCTGCAATCACATTTGAGCAAAAGAAGCAGTATGTTTATACTTTAAAGTTGGCTGGTATAGAAAATACTTCAGTAATAGTTGTAGGTTCTGCTAATATCACTGATTGGGTAAATGCGGGTGGTTCTGTGGATCTGGAAGAAGATCAGGCAACTGTTCCGGTGAAGTATGTAGCCCCTGTTTTTTCAGGATCATTGAAGGAAGAAGCCGTTATTTCGGGCGCTTCATTGAAAGTGGACTATACGGATGGCGACGGAAGTGTAGTAAATGTAATTACCAACGTTAGCGGTGATGCTGCTCAGGGTATTGCTGTATCAAACAAGCAGGTTACTCTGAACAAAGGAAACGGTTCTTTCACATTGGATGTTGCAGGAACACCTTCTTCAGCAGGCTTGGTGAGCTTCACCATTTCAGTAGAGGGCACTGCTATTGGCACTGCTAATGCGACGGTTGATGCAAAACAGGCTGGTGGAGTAACCGGCAATCCGTATACAAGTACTTTCAGCTTACCTACTGGAGCAACTACGGCGGCTCCCGGTCAAACAAATGCTTATGGCGGATTCGTGGAGATAGCCGGAAATCAATATCCTTGTCTGAAACTAGGTTCAGGTAAAGGTGCAGGAAGCTACACTACGGAAGCACTAACTGCAGGGGCAACAAACTTTTCGCTCTATATGATTGCTTGGAATGGTAAAAAAACTGACTTTACTATTTCTATCAATGGCGGAGGAACAATCGACGGTAAATCAATGATTGAAGGCACTGTTGATAATGATCCGAGCATGACCAGCACAGGTAGTCCATATATCTTTGGAACAGATCCTAAACAAAGTTACTTGCAAACTTATACGCTCTCTGGCATCACTAGTGCATCGACAATTACCATTGCGACTACAATGGCCAATACCGATAAACGTGTTATTGCTTATGGGCTGAATGTGAAATAA